Below is a genomic region from Trichoderma asperellum chromosome 2, complete sequence.
CACCTAGGTAGTGGATGAAGTAGATGTAGCAGATGTAGCAGATGAAACAAATCTAGGAGACGAGGCTGACCCAAAGAATAGGCTGGTTTATAATTAGACAATCTTAGCCTGgctaaatataaaaaggcattattactattacacGGCATTTGACCAAATAGGTACATACCATGTACGAGTCTTGTCCTGAAACACACAGAACTCGTTCCTCAACCAGCATCTCATGTCAGTAACACAGCGCCGAAAAGTACAAAGCACGCCCACTAGGAGAGACGAATAATCCCGACGATGGAGGCCGGCAGACAAAAATTGGACCGAGACGACGACGCTCGCCACGCCATCGAGGCGGTGCGGTTGGAATATCGAGCCCCGAGTACCGGCACGTCACCTGCTGCAGCACATACGTTCATGTTTGCTAGCAGCTCCACCTCGTCGGTGCGGAGCAACAACCGAGCAAGACgaactctcttttttttcctcgccgtttacatgtacatacatgtggTTGCCTGTAGTTGCAGAGCATACATGTGCCTATCAATTGCttactactacatactacctGCTAAGTAGTGCCACGATCTAGTGCCAACAACTACTGCAGACGGCAAAGCGCTCGCCTATCTGGGGATGCTATTTCCACTGATCCAGCGTGCTTAGTGCCCGTTGGCGGAAGTAAAAAATCCAATAGTAAATGGTGCACAAGGCGAACGCCGAACAGCTTGCTACGCCACGTCCACGCAACACGCCAGCGCACCACCACGCAACGCAACGAGAAGCAACCCGCCAGCTCTTCCTCCCCCCTGCGCccttgcatcatcatcttcttctccctctcccgtttaagaaaaaaaaaaaaaaagaagaagaagaaaaagtgccgccacacacacacacacacacacagccTCGTCAGCGCATCGGTGCCGAGCCAATGGCAGCTGATGCGACAGGGGTCCGGGTAGGATCGCCGGGGTTGACGCTTGGCCGGAATCACGGCACGtcgcaggctgctgctgcggttgaCCAAAGAAATAAGTGGCGATGGCgaaaaaagggaagggaGAGGCAAAAGGTGGGTGTGGCTGATGGATTCGCAGCGATGCTAATGCATACCATGCATCGCATTGATAGTGCAAGTTGGCTTGTGTGAATCTTTGTCTGATCGTTAATGCCAGCGTCTGCGATATAAGTTCAATGCTTGTGCCCTTCCTCATTTCCCGCTTCCTCTGCTTTGGTTCACACGTCTGCCGCTCATACGCCGGATTTGCACGTACACAAGGCCTcgactcctttttttcccctttacCGTCCTGCTGTATACCGTATAGGTGCCTGGATCTGGTGCTACCCCAAGCCTTTGCCTTCTCTCCCCAACGAGGCAGCCCGCGAACCCAATCCACTCACCcagcgtctctctctctcttacttGTACACACATACAGCACTCTGGTCATCCTCCATGTGAGTACCTGCTTGTGCCTGCTGTGCAGTATGTAGCAATCAGTAAtccgtcatcctcgtcccaTCATCGCCTGCCCTTCGCCCATGCCTTGGCCCCACCAGCGCGCATCCGCTTCTCAAACAATCCCCGTCTGGCATTGACCACCCCCGGCCTTGTCGAGCTTCATCCTGAGCCAGGATCCTCAACCGCGCACGACGGGCGGGTGCCTTTGTTTTCTGCTAGCTGGAGCATCAAATGATGCTTGACGATACGCTTGAGCCAGTTAAGCGTGCCGTCTCGGAATCTGTCCAGCCCCCAGCACGGCACAGCCCTTTGACAGCAGCGCATTGCCAGGCGCCGGAACCATGGTTTAGCGCTGTAGCATAGCGTCGCAGCGGCCCAATCTCATGTGCCGCGCTGCTATGGAGCACCAGCTCAGCGCCAGCTACACTACCGTGcaggtgctgctgccacaCAGCCTCCCTACCTTACCCACTTCAGGCCACTTAAATGCTGTAACCCGCTAATCTTTATTTCCATCTGCAGCCCGCCTTTTTAATCGCCAACCTTGCATCCCTCCGTACTTTCTGAATCCATACCATTCATCGTACTCTGTTACTCTCGTTCCattactttcttttctccaacgctactctctctctctcttcgaccttctttctttcttcttcttcttcttctccatacCATCGCTGCGCGATCGAAAAACCaaacaccaacaacaacaatgtcCAGCCAAGAGTACTATCACCAGGGCGGCTACCCTCCCCAGCAGGGCTATCCCCAACAGGGCGGCTATCCTCAGCAGGGCGGTTATCCTCAGCAGGGTGGTTatcctcctcagcagcctccaaaTGTAAATAACGACCCTTCCTTCAATTTCAACCCCAAGATGCATACCAAAGCGAGATCGTGACACCGATTGCCGTCCCCGAATTTGAGATTGACTTGCTGCTTGAACGAAGAGGTCGGCAATCGGCATAGCGATCCAGCAGCTGAATAAATCAAATGCGCCGCGTGCCTACCAGTTGATGAACGAATCGCTAACGAGACGCGTTCTCCCCGTCTTTTAGGTCTACGGCGGTCAATATGGTCCTCCTCAGGGCCAGCAGTATCCTCCCCAGGGCCAAGCTCCCATGCAGTACGAGCAGGCTCCTCCCCCTGAGGCGCAGCGCGGTCGCGGTGGCGACCAGGGCTGCTTGATGGCCTGTATCACCGCCctctgctgttgttgcgccGTCGAAGAGGGTTGCGAGTGCTGGTATGTGATGatcattctttcttccttgtcAACCCTGCCGATTTGCTAATGCGACAAACACAGCATCGATCTTTGCGAATGCTTCTTCTAAACCAACAAAACCACACGTACCAATAGCTGTAACAAAAAGTGTGAAAGGAAATAATAATGTCTAGTGTGGGAGAGGGTGAATTATAAGGCAAAGTACcagaaggaaaggaagagaccGTCTTCTTTCGTTCTCTTCTTGGTCACGCTCAGAGATGGAATGTAGCGCTGGCCTTTGTTTACAAGCGCAAGGCTTTATACGAAGTCGACCGGGTGCGGCAttgttttttgttgttgactCTCAAAAATTGGAATAATAACGCCGtcctgtttttattttattttatttatttactttatcttTTCATACCCCttcaatttttcttcttaaacaaaaaagaaagatatcaAACCCAAGGGTAGTTGCTCTTCTTATTCGCTGTTTCTGAGTGTTTTGAGGAACAGATGGCGCAGAATTGCGagaaagcttcttcttctatatcTATGAATGCTTAAATACTTACGATAATTTCTTTGGTTTTATCCTCCATTTTCGAAATTTTCAAAAACGACTTGATTGGACACTGATGCTAATTCTAGCTTTAAGCCCTCATCACatgtgaaaagaaaaaaaagaaaagtcttttgcttcttccatctgTCCTGGCTAAAACTCCCCCCGTCTATGTGAAGAAGCCTCGTTTACTAGCCTCAATATGCATAACATGattgtttatttgtttgtaCATCTACATTGTTCACTTATTTCCTTTTGCTCTCCCTCTTAGGCCTTCTCGCCTCCTAGCATTTCAAGTTCTCTACTCATCGAGCTTCACGTAGTTGGCAGGGAAAAGACCTGAATGGCCGCCGTAGTGACCGAACCACCAGTCCTCGTCGGGAAACTCCAAGCCTGTGATTGTAGCATCCTCAGGGAAACTCAGTTCTGCCACAAAAGTTAGCCATCTATATCACATGACATCATTTTACTCGGGGATCTTCCAGGGGCTTACCGTTATCCTCTGCAGCCTCGTAGTCATACAGCGCAGTGGCTGTTGGGCCTGCGGCGGTAgcggctggtgctgctggcggaGCTGCTGGTACTGGTGCCGGCTCTGCGGCAACGGGGGCTGCCGGGGGGGCTGGCGCAGCGTCTTCGCCCTCAACAATCTCTACGTAGTTGCTGGGGAACAAGCCGCTCTCTCCCCTTGCGTTGGTCCCCATCCACCAATCCTCGTCGACCATGTCGATGTTGGTTACATACTCGCCCTCGACCAAGTCAATCTCATTATCCTCGGCCTTCTCGTAGTCATATTGCACAAGAGCGCGCTTTCCACCTTGCTGATCCTGGCTATCGGCCACATGAGGCGCGTGCTCAAAAGTCTGCTCGGCCACAGCGCTGGCCGCGGCTCGTGCGACATGGCCAGCCTCTTGTTCGTCCTGAAGTTCCTCTTCTCTGGGAACTGGAATGTCTTCCACGGGCACGGGAGGAGGTGCTCGCTCCTCTGGCCGCTCAATGACGGGCTCGCGAGCGACGGGCGCAGCGACACGAATTGGCGATGGTGAGCGTCCTCTCTCCTCGGCTAGGGTTTGGTACGCTGAAGGATCTTCcggctcctcttcctcttcatccgcaGGCGCAGGTCGACTGGGAAGACCAGGAAGAGCGAAACCTCCAGTTGGCCTGGAGTTGTCCGGAACAGGTGGTGGAGCCTGATACTCCTCCTCAACTGCTCGTGTCGTCGGGGGGATGCCAGCCCCAATGGGGGCCGTGTTCTTGAACCGATCTCTCAGCGCAGACACACCACTAGGAGCTGAGCCCTCTTCCTCAGCGGCCTCCCTGGACTCTGCCTCctgttgctcttcttcaggaGCAGCACGCGCGGTACCTCCAATCTGTACTGGTGCCCAAGTCTTGCCCGTGTAGCCGCTCTTCCAGGAAGAGGAGCCTCCGGTAGCTTGCTGAGCAACTGGCACTGGAGAAGCCGCGGCGGGGATGCTTCCAATGCTTCCGCCTTCTctggccttcttctcagcccAAATCTGGGCCGGAGTCTTGCCGCCTTGGTCTGCGAATGTGCGGCTAGCAGCTCCAACTGGGGGGGCAGCAGGGGCCGCCGGACCGCCGAATCCTAGCCCTCCAGGAGTTGGGGCCTTGGTGCCGGTAAAAGCAGAGGCTCCGGACCATTTCTTCGCGACGGTAGGCTTGGGCAGTGAAGTCAGTCGTCCTGCGCTTGGCTGTGAGAAAACAGCAGCTCGATCAGAGAAGGCTTGAGGTGCtggttcctcttcttccgctgctgctgctgctgctgctgctgcaggctttTGTGCCTTGGCCCTGATCGCAGCAATGTCGACTTTTCCGACTGGCTCGTATGCTCCTTTGACGGGCGTGGGCCTGTCATCTCCAGTTCTCTGAGCCTGGGCTCTGATGGCTGCAATATCCACCTTGCCTACAGGTTGATAACCGCCTCCAATAACATCGGAGGGAGTATCCTGTCGAGGTGCGCCGGTGAAGCGTGATGGCTCTTGTTTCTGATTTGTAAGCTCTGCAATATTCACCTTGGTAGGCTGATAAGCAGGCGCAACTTTTTCGATCTGGGTTCGAGTTACGGGAGGGGCGTCAGCTCCCCAGCCATCCGCATCGACAGAAGTATCTTTCTTGGATCGAGCGGCAATAAGAGGGTCAACAGGACGACCTGCAGACGATGAAGGGGTGAAAACTGGCTTGGCCTTGACAGGCGGAGGGGCTGATCCGAAAGCTCCTGCGGATGATCCGGCAGAGTACTTGGCACCAGATGCGTCGGCGACCTTGCGCATGATAGATTCAGGCTCGAGGTCGCTATCGGAGCGAGCGGTAATCTGGACATGGTATCCGTGAAGAATCTTGGAAACGGCAGCCAAGTGGCTTGTGAAGTAGCCCTTTGTGCGTTCGGGGACACCTCCTCCGCACCAGCCAATGAGAATAAACTTGGGAAGGCCTGAATTGGGGTCCTTGACCTTGACAAAGGCGAATTGGATTCGACCCTCATTGAAGTCTTCAATCAGCTCAGTAAGATCGCCATCTAGACTGTCATTAGCATATTTATTCCGAGAGTATATGAAGCGTCAGGGCTCGCCAATGGATCGCGTACCGCCGGTGCTCTGGACTTTGAGAATGCTCTCCTTGGCTCCGCTGTCCTGGAAGGCGTTGGCCAGGGGAGCTTGGACAGAGAAGAGCGCCCACTGGGCGTATGTGGGAGAGCCGGAAGCCGGCGCTTCTCCGCCAACAACAGCATTGTAGCTGCTCTTTATGGAGGGGCCGTTTATAGAAAGGTTGAGAGATGCCATCTCGAGACCGGTATCGCGGGCGTGGTGATGGGGGAAGAGTGGGAGGTCGTCAATGTCGAGAGTGATTGGAGGGGGGTTGCGTCCCAGGAGCTCCGCTGGCTGGCGACGCTGGTTAGCATGCAACTCAGGGGAGACTAAGAGGCGTTCCGGCTAAGGGTGGCTCGTACACAATGGCCGAGTTgtttgcagcagcaccccAATAAATAGCACAGCTACGCGGGAGGGAGACTTCTGTTCGGGTACAAAAAAGGTCGGGCGCAAAGGGGGCCGGAGATTTCGTGGCGGACTCAGGAGCCAAGCTGGCAGGCAAGCTGATGGATGCTCTGGCGGGACGTACGTCGACGCTGCGTGTCGCTGAGGCGGGGACAAATAAGCCCGTCTGCTTAGAGGCATAGCCCCGGCGGATTTGGAGGCGACAGCAGCGGCGCTGGCGGTGGTTTGCAGGTATCGGGTTGGCACCAGCTGGGGGGAGCTCAAATGACGCAAATGCCCCTCTTTGCCGCCGCCTGCACCGCCGCCTTTCAGCTGTCTAGCGTTGTCACTGCGTGAAATGCTAATTTTGGTGCCTGAGAACACGCAACTGCCTAAGGACTGAGGGCTTGCAATTAAGAGGAAGCCTAGCCCAGTGGGCGTTATTAGAGATTAACGTAAAGAGTGTTAATGCTTGTCGTTGAACTTGGAAACTTCAATCGCTTCCCCTTCGATCAAAGTGAGATTATTGGATTGGATGTAATCTAACTTGGGCGAAGGCATCCATCCAAATTCATTCATGTCATGCCTCGTACGTACCACCAAGTAGCTGTTGCGAGATTACATGCATGGTCATCTTCCACTCCTGCTGAGCTATACCAGTATACAACACAAATATCATTGCAGCAGGAGCGTTTATTGAAAGGCCTAGAATAGACTTGTTAGCGCCAGGCCTATGCAAGGGGAGCATAAAAACTCATGCTGCAAGCAGAACCTGTGCCTTGCCGCCCTATCGGAGCCTCGGGCTCTCGTTCGGCCCACCTCCCTGAGCGCTGGAACCGAGATGCGACAAACACCCTTAGACGCTGCAATAGGTATACATCAGTGTTtcaaagggcaaaaaagcAATGCTTGCATTTTTGGATAGCCTGACAAGTCATCCCTGGAGAgcttgggctgctgctgagccacTTCTGACGACGAAGCCTAATAGAGACACTCGTTTTGAGTGCGAATAAATGCCCCAAGCTGGCTAGTCGGGGAGCGTGGCCAATCGGGTGGATTCCccggagatggaagaggcaTTCCATACGATGCCTACTCGGCACCTACAACTTCATGCGCATTGTCTCTATAGTATCTTTGTTCATCAGAGAGAATGCTAGAACAAACCACTCGAACATAGGCTGGGTCTTTGTAGCAGCGATTAGATATCGGCATCGCTCTCCCTTCTATCAGCGATGGGGAAACATAAGCACAAAGGCACACCGATGAGTAGAAGCTCGCTTGGACATCACATTCGCGATATGCGAGCACTTACAAAGATGCAACCAAATTTCATCCTTTGGCAAGCCTTATTTATATTAGTGGCCATATGCTTAGTATTCCACCTGTATGGAGTATATGCGCGCAACAAATTTAGCATGAGAGGTAAACGCAAATGCCCTTGATATCGGGTCCAAGCAATTTATACGGAATACCTTAGTAGGTACCCAGGTAGGTGATCAATACGTGCTGAATACGTTTCTCTACCTTCTACACATATATTCCCTAAGTGGGCAGTTGATGAGTAATAAATCCCTTCAATTCTCTGagaatacctactaggtagcaTTTCATCACTTTCATGATGGATGTCATTTTTCCTGGTAAAGATCCTTAGGTAAGGCGGCTCGTGTGCCTATCAGATGCTGTGCATGGGACACACCGGTGTACTAGTATCAACGGCTCTGATTTCAAATTTCAAATGCGCGCGATGGCCATTTACACTTGCGCCATCATTCTACCCCGCTAAAAATCCAACCTTGGTATTCTGACCACAGCGCCGATTCTCGCTCTTATACCCCAGATCCATCCCCATACACAAAAAATCGTCTACCGTCCTATATCAACGTTTAGACTGATCCGCAAAGATGTCGACGATAACCGAGATCGAGACCGACGCACAGTGGCAGCAGGTGCTCAGCTCTGTCCCTCCGTCAACGCTCCTCATTGCCTCTTTCCATGCTCCCTGGGCGGCACCATGTGCCCAGATGGCGACAGTTCTGTCGACATTGGCATCCGAATATCCCGTCACCGAGCCTCTAAGTACGAAGTGGGTGTCCATTAATGCCGAAGAACTCAGCGACATCAGCGAAACCTACGACGTGACCGCAGTTCCCTtcctggtgctgctgcgaaACGGCGAGGTGGTTGAGACcgtcagcggcagcagcgccgtcaAGGTACGAACGGCGATCGAGAAGCATGCAAAGAAGGACTCGGCTGCGGCAAAGGATGCTGGCGCAACCAATGGTGTTTCGCAGCCTGTAGAGGCCGCTGAGACTGACCCGgccaaggcaaaggaggaaCTGTTCAAGCGCCTCGGCGACCTGGTCAAGGCTGCTCCCGTCATGCTCTTCATGAAGGGCACGCCTAGCGCTCCTCAGTGTGGCTTTTCCCGACAGTTGGTTGGAATTTTGCGAGAAAACTCTGTTAAATACGGATTTTTCAACATCCTCGCCGACGATGACGTTAGACAAGGCCTCAAGGAATACGCTGAATGGCCAACTTTCCCGCAGCTGTGGATTGATGGCGAGCTTGTAGGCGGCTTGGACATTGTACGTTGCTTTGATATGCATGATGATCTTGGATGCGAACTGACATGATCAATAGGTCAAGGAAGAGCTCAGCAGCGATAGCGACTTTTTCAAGCCATACAGCGTCGCTGTCGAAGCTACGTCATAAAAGATACGTTTAGGAAAGGTGTAGATAACGCCTTTTCGTCGGATTTCTGCCTCTGGCATCGGGCGCACAGCCTTCCCGCGTACGATTCATTAGGAGTATACCGAAGCAAAGCGATCGCGAAATAGTGTCACAACGATATTTATGACAATCCGACTTCCTAAATTGCAGCAGGACATGTGCGAGGCCGTATCGGATCTGTCAGTGGGTGAGAAGcacagaaggagagagagcaaacAGCAAATTCAGCCTTTTGCATGTTTGGAACTTACATGAGTGAGATTGTGATTCAGAAGTTATTGTGGTTGCTGAGGGATCTTTAAGTTCATTGCTGGAATTATATGCATGCGTGTCGAAGAGTAGGGTAGTTGATCTTGGGCTGACTGCATCTACCGATGTCGATCATTgctgagagaaaaggagcagAGGATGATACAAATTGCGAAGTAGCCCCAAAAATTtatgaataaaataaacataaaaatacaaatagCAACTGAACAAGATGATGGGAGGCTTATTAGTACGAGCGCTATTGTTTGTCACAGGCATTGTATTGAAGCCACGGTATTTGTACAACTCTTGAAGGCCTCATGAGTGAGTACTACCTTGTAGGTATAGTACTAGCTACTACTAAGGTAATGGATATGTAACTGGAATAAGAGTGTTATTTACCTACTAAGGTACCCATCGAGGATAACAGCAGTGTATTGAAATGTTGCCATTGCTTCTACCTACTACACTACATCTACTGCGTGTCGAATGTTGATTGTTAATTCACTCTGATAACAAGACAAGCACTAGGTATAAGCTTAAAGAAAACGATGTGCAACTGGGCTACAAATGTAAAAATAGGTACAAATGGCTGTTTAATAAGTGTGTATTCCGTAATAGAGCACTACCATAGGTAGTTATCAGCTGCTTGGAAACCCCAGTATGGAACCAGGATCGGTCCGTCTGCATGTATCAATCCGGAGCCCATTTGTCTCGGTATTCAAGTGCCGCTAGTACAACACAAATCCGCAAGCAAGGAACAGATGACCGCCTGCTGAACCGCACGTATGAAGTACAGCGTAGCACTGCTAGGAGGAGCTCCCATCGCCAGTTCCGCTACCATTGGGTGGAATAGGGGGGCTCGTTCGCTGATAAGTACCCGCTAAtggtctgctgctgcgctagCGAATGCCACTAAGATTCAACAGCGGCATGGTGAGTCACAGAGTTGCAGAACGCAAGCGTCAATACGTAAACTGGCTGGAGCCTTGTCTCTCTGGGCTTGTAAGGGAGGGAAACTTGTGGCGCGGCTTAACTCCGAACAGGCCTCGTCTCGCATGATTTTGCTGCAGCGCCGCTCGAATGGCGCGCCCATACATACATTCGGTAATGTAGCATATCGTATATGTAATCCGGGCTTCGCCAGCCCTCCGTAGCGTACATGCAGATACCTTGCGGCAGTAGGCCCTGTGCTAGCCGAAAATGTCAAAGGACGAAGGACGCTGGCGCTCTGGATCAATAACCGGCCCGCCTTTGAAGGTTCCCCCTCGCTGGGTCCGTCAGTTGGGAGAAGTGCTGCCACATGCTGTACTAACAGATGGTACTTGATGAAGCAGCTGACAAAGCTGAGATTTCATTTTGAAATAAGCTCCCTCCGGCTGGCGTAGGGCCAAGGTCGAAAGCCTGTAGTTGCGACATGGCAAGCAACGTAACGCAAAAGCAAAGTGTGTTCAGCTTGGTCCAAACACATAGGTCGCCACTAGGCTACGCAAGGATATCTAATACAGACTGCCTCtaattctatttaaaataccAATTAgaccatttttttttcccactacTTGTACTACAGCATTCAATCTGAATAAACTACTAATTGCACCTCTCTTCAACTGTTATTGGGCGCCTTTAATATATGGGGGCCGAGCAGCTACCGTAGGGGCCCACAGGCGAAAGTTAGCGAGTACCGCTTGGTAGTATCACGCAAATGGCCAGTCTCGACACCCCACCACCGCGATTCTCGGGGaatcctttattataatttctAGGTACCAgagtttctcttctttctaaacaacttttttttttcttcaactcTATCCCTCGATCACCTGCTTCTGCTAGAGCTTCTCTCCCATGCCCCGAGCTCTTGACAACCCAGCCCGCTCCTAAGAACTCGACGCTTCCTGTTGCCGGTGCTCTGCTTCGTACTTCTACATACAAACGCTTCGGGCGCCCCTCTCCGCCTCCCACGCAATTCACTGCCATCCAGCCATACCCAGCCGCCAAGTCAATTCCGCTGCTCTTCGTGAACTCCTGGCGACGCCCATCAGCAGTCGCCTAATCCCGCGTCCGAAATCAGGTGACCGTTACAGAGAATTCCGTTCTCTTTTCAAACCACGTCCAAAGTGCGATCTGGTTTATTTCCGACTCATGCAGCGCTTTTCCACCGGTTGTCGGCAGATCTTCTAGACGTCCAAACACCCGCTGGCTTGTCGCACCCACCGTCGCAGTATCTTACTCATTGGCCTGGCTTCAAGCAATTGACAGGCTGCCTCCGTTTGCTCTCTCCAACATCTTCAGAGGTCTAATATATGCGCCGCATCATTCATAACCGGAAAGCCGCTTGTGAGGCCGGCTGAAGATCAAAGAGTAATTCGGCGTGATCCTTAAGTCCGAATCGCCTCATCCGTCGACGACGTTTCGCGAATACGACAAAACCCCCAATCTTCCCCCTTCTTCCGCAATGACGCCCACTCCGCCTTCAACCAATTCTTCTACCGGAGGTCGCTCCCCTGAGGAGCAGTTTCGGGTtgtgaggaaaagaaaccgTGTGCCTCTGAGCTGCTATCCTTGCAGGACAAGAAAGTACGTCTTAATCTCCGGGCTGTCCATAGACGAGAGTGTAAGCGTGCTAACCTGTTATGCAGATTGTGAGTTTCTGGCCATTCGATATCGCATAGCAAAGGCGACAACCAGCGGCGGTTATTCGTTCATTTACTAGCTAACACGGTATAGGAAATGCGATCGGAAC
It encodes:
- a CDS encoding uncharacterized protein (EggNog:ENOG41), which gives rise to MSTITEIETDAQWQQVLSSVPPSTLLIASFHAPWAAPCAQMATVLSTLASEYPVTEPLSTKWVSINAEELSDISETYDVTAVPFLVLLRNGEVVETVSGSSAVKVRTAIEKHAKKDSAAAKDAGATNGVSQPVEAAETDPAKAKEELFKRLGDLVKAAPVMLFMKGTPSAPQCGFSRQLVGILRENSVKYGFFNILADDDVRQGLKEYAEWPTFPQLWIDGELVGGLDIVKEELSSDSDFFKPYSVAVEATS